A section of the Oryza sativa Japonica Group chromosome 1, ASM3414082v1 genome encodes:
- the LOC107277503 gene encoding pentatricopeptide repeat-containing protein At5g46100, with protein sequence MPPATPSATRWPKTLTADHLHRLVRAERDPRRALALFDAATARPSSASPPDDSTAAAAAPVLPSRDTVSLLTSRLASASLLPLASSLLSRSRELFPSPGELEPPFLSLLRAYSRAHQPLAALHLFRSAPSALGLPHSARSYTAVLAALVAHSHLSLARSLLADMRAAGFAPTTATYNVLVKAHCSDAAVPIDDAVRVFRNIPKPDACSYNTVIDGLCRRGRLPEARDLFAEMIANGTAPTVVTYTTLIHWLAREACFDDALKLFDEMARRGIMPNVVTYSSLIDGLCKGGRAASAVELLDRMVKERKLPNTITYSSVIDGLCKEGCLGQAMEILDRMRLQGRKPDAGLFGKLIVGLCDAGRALEASNYLDEMNFAGIRPNRLTWSLHGRINDAVVTALCSKGEVVRAFQVYQSMRTRGISTKPTTFHLLVECLSKKNNLEKAAHVVRDMLSERCIPERETWDTIVRAYWSKKKVRQEAEEMWSQLTVSN encoded by the coding sequence aTGCCGCCGGCCACCCCCTCGGCGACCAGATGGCCCAAGACCCTCACCGCcgaccacctccaccgcctGGTCCGCGCGGAGCGTGACCCGCGCCGGGCCCTGGCGCTCTTCGACGCGGCCACCGCCAGGCCCTCGTCCGCGTCCCCGCCCGACGattccacggccgccgccgccgcgcccgtcctCCCGTCGCGCGACACCGTCTCCCTCCTCACGtcccgcctcgcctccgccagcctcctcccgctcgcatcctccctcctctcccgctcgcgcgaGCTCTTCCCCTCGCCCGGCGAGCTCGAGCCCCcgttcctctccctcctccgcgcCTACTCCCGCGCCCACCAGCCCCTCGCCGCGCTCCACCTCTTCCGCTccgcgccctccgccctcgGCCTCCCGCACTCCGCCCGCTCCTACACCGCGGtcctcgccgccctcgtcgctCACTCCCACCTCTCCCTGGcccgctccctcctcgccgacatgcgcgccgccggctttgcccccaccaccgccacctacAATGTCCTCGTCAAGGCCCACTgctccgacgccgccgtccccatcGACGACGCCGTTCGCGTTTTTCGGAACATCCCCAAACCCGACGCGTGCTCCTACAATACTGTGATCGATGGGCtctgccgccgcggccggctgCCGGAGGCCCGCGACCTGTTCGCGGAGATGATTGCGAATGGCACTGCACCAACGGTGGTTACTTACACCACTCTTATCCACTGGCTCGCGCGGGAGGCTTGCTTTGATGATGCTCTGAAACTGTTCGATGAAATGGCTAGGAGAGGGATCATGCCGAATGTGGTAACATACAGTTCACTGATCGATGGATTGTGCAAGGGTGGGCGTGCCGCCTCAGCAGTGGAGCTGCTGGACAGGATGGTTAAGGAGAGGAAGCTTCCAAATACAATCACATACAGTTCTGTTATTGATGGGCTCTGTAAGGAGGGCTGTCTGGGTCAGGCCATGGAGATTTTAGACCGGATGCGTCTCCAGGGGAGGAAGCCTGATGCTGGGTTGTTCGGTAAGCTAATTGTTGGGCTATGTGATGCAGGAAGGGCTTTGGAGGCTTCAAATTACCTCGATGAGATGAATTTTGCTGGCATCCGACCAAACCGCTTGACTTGGAGCCTGCATGGCAGGATAAATGATGCAGTGGTGACAGCACTGTGTTCTAAGGGTGAAGTTGTAAGGGCTTTTCAGGTGTACCAGAGCATGCGTACCCGTGGAATTTCTACCAAGCCAACAACTTTCCATCTCCTTGTCGAGTGCTTATCGAAAAAGAACAATTTAGAGAAAGCTGCTCATGTTGTGCGTGACATGTTATCAGAGAGATGCATCCCTGAGAGGGAAACATGGGATACGATTGTACGTGCATATTGGAGTAAGAAAAAGGTAAGACAAGAAGCTGAGGAAATGTGGAGCCAGTTAACCGTTTCAAATTGA